The DNA sequence CCTGTCCCTGCTCTGGAGCTGGCCTCACCTCCCCACAGCTACTCTGTCTATGCTGCTCCCTGCCCTGAGCCATAACAGGTCTAAATGCTGATGATGTTTCTGCATCACTGTGGTTCATGTGTTCTGGGTTCTCAACAAGACCAAACACCTGTCAGGAACAAAGCATTGGAAGTGTCATGGAATGAAAATGTGGACTGCCATTCTGAGCGGAAACTTCTTTGAGTAATAGAGACAGTGAAGAACGTTTTCCCTAAAGCAAGATGCTATGATGAACTTTTCATATAAAAATGAGGTAGATTAAATAACATGCCTGGTCAATCTTGCTCCGTGCCTCTTCCAGCTCTTTATCCTGGACATCAGTATCAATGGTGTATGTTCCTGCATCACTCAGACTGTCCTCCTCTTCATTTCTGGGGCCAACAAGAGGGCTGTTCTCTTCCACAATCTGAGATTGGGGCATCACAGGGGCCTTAAGGGGAACAGGCTTGTGAATAGGAGAGGACGTCTGTGGCTGGTATGGAGTGTTAGATGGAGGAGGACTAGACTGTGATACTATTACTGCCTCTGTTTTAGTTGCTTTAGGGGTACTAGATGTATTTTTCTCCCAAGAGGCAGAAGGGgcctgctttgtttgtttgagaaATTCAGCAGTAAATTCCTGAGCTAGTTTGGATCTCCGGCCCACGCTGCTAAAGGGTCTTACAGAGACAGAAGATGAAGAGCGGGAAGAAAAGCTGGTGCTGATTCGGTCCTCTGTCTTCTCCCTTCGTAAAGAGCCAGTTCTTTGGGGACCTGTAGAAGCAGGGCCCTTCAGGGGAACAGTGTATCGTTGGGTTGGGGGAGGAGTGGAAGCTGAAGATGGGACTTTCTCCCCAGGTGGGCTTAAGGTCTTCCTAGTCTTTTCCAGCTGGACCCTGAGGCCTGAGGACTCGGCTGGGGTTACGTTATTGGTGAAGGACTGGGAACGCTTCTTTTTTGTGCTATCATCAAAGAATTCAATGACAAAGGCTTGGTGAGGCTCAGACTTGCCAAGACTGGAAAAAGGCTGAAACTCTGGAGGAGAGATGGAAACAGGTTCCTCAGTGTCAGGGGGGCCAAAGCGTTGTGGTGGGGAGGTTCTCAGAGGTTGTGGAAAGTTGTTTCCATTTACTGCAAGATCTCTTGAATCACTGTAAGCGCCATCTTCACCGTGGCTTGCTGAGAATAGAAAGACTAGAAGTTAGCTGGCCTCatagaaaattaaaatcaacttaAAGCAGACACTATATTAGAGACTCACCTTTAGTGATCTTCAGTGTTGGGTCATTGTTTGTGCTGCACATGTCTTCAGCCTGTGACCTCCCTCTCATCATGCTAGCATTGCTTTGGACAAGCCAATCAGCAACTTTGCTTTCTGCTGACATCACTTCTCTAGGTGTGGTAACAACCTCTATGGAAGGTACTTTGCGCTGCTGACGAAAAGAAAACTTGGTCACATGGTCCTTGATCTTCATTTTACCTGGTGTGCATTCATCAAACTCGATAGTGAAGGATGCATGGCTTTGGACCACAGGAGGTGTGGGAGTGGAGATGGCACACTGAGTGGGGTCTGGAATGTCCTTCGTAGGAACCTCGTGAACTTGTGAATCAGGCTTTTTGACAGGTTGCTGATGAAATTCTTTTGTTGGGATCTCAAAATAACTGGGCTCCTGGCGGTAGGAGAGGACGGACTTAGCCTGGCTGTCAGATAAAGAACCGTTGACTTCATACTTGGCCATGTCTTTACCAGGTTCTGTTAGGAATAAAAAGTAGTAagctaaaacacacagaacacacagcaTGGATTTGTTCTACACAGTTATACTCGCATAATTAAGGAAATTCCCATATAATcaaaaatttaatatttaaagctttaatGGGACATCACTGTCACAACAATCCCTGGTACTGGgaatacacaaacattaaaatattgcaGTCCTTTTACAGAGAAAACCAATGTGCCAGTTGGTTTTTGGGTGCCAGTTGGATGTGGCCAAAAAGCACTTCAGGCGTGCATCAAAGCATTGTTGAGGAGGAATAATCTGTTTCAGCATGGGTAACATGAGACAAACAATCAGCCTTCCTCCCCCTCCAGCAGCTTAGAGGGTCATAATCCATCACGAGGCAGACAGACACTGCCCAATGGTCTGGCATGGTATGGCTTGGCTAACAGTCTACAACTGGCAGCCAGAAACCTGCCGTGGGCTTAACGACATCCATCTCCAAGTGACCCACAAAGGGCATCACATTGCAGTGCCAAAGACAAACAAGTTATTACAAATTAGAATGTAATACACAGATGTGGGGACACCCAAAATAATTATAGAACAAACTATAAATTCAGCagtgcatgtttttgttaaaaatataaactactGTATGTGCGATCAATACACATTCTCTGACCTGAAGACTCCTGCTCTGGCAATTTCTCatctttgctctgttttttattGGCTGGGTCCTCATCATCCCCCCACCAGGACGGCTGACCATACAGAGGAGTAGGCCTGGATATTGGAGAATCTGTGGCAGCTAAGAGATAAGTCCacagacacaagcacacaaagacaaacacacaccgtTAGCCACATCACAGAGAGGAATAGTAGTAAAGAGCCACATAAACTGAATTTATAGAATCCCCAGTATATGTAAACACGGTTATGTAAGTGACATGAGAAAATACAAGCCAACCCTTCTATATGGTGATAATCAGATAATCTAGAAGCTGCTTAATGGTTTGATATACTAAACAAATTCCCAGCTTTTTAATGTGGAGATTCACAGTCCTTAGCATCTAAAGCGCTTCACCACTGTTGCCTTTGACACATACAATAATCTATCAAAGGTGAGCAAAGGGCCAAGTTATCCATTTCCCATACACAGTACTTTGGTTTTAGCCAATATCAACATTGGTCAGTGTCACAGCTAAAGTGGACTGCGTTATATTGCATTTATGGCTTTATTAACGAGCAAAGTactttaaaagatttaaaagattatttttggACTGAGGGTATAGAGAGCCAGAGAGCCAACAGTTTATCAAAATACCACGTCTTATTTAATTTCTCGTGTGGCATAAATGCATGGTTCAATAAAATGTTGCAAATAAATCAAGTAAAAACTTTTTCTATGCTTGTTATTGTTTATATAAGCTTTGTATAAACAACTGGAAAACGCagtaataaattacaaatggCGTGAAGCATTAAGACATTTTACACCATGTAGATCTGATGAGTACTGTAGAAGGGAACACTGGGAAACATCCATTGCATGCTCCTTTAGTAAATGCTAAATTCCCAAAGGCCCCGTCAGTCTAAAGTAGGCCTGACTGAGTCACATACTGCACTAGTGAAGTGTCCTGCCCTGCAGACAGCTGGAGGATTGGACACCTTCCACATCCTGTACAGCTGCAAGGAAAAACAAGCAGGAgcatacagaaaaagaaatacagctCTTTTGGCAGTACTGCACAAGGGTCgtggaattaaaaaaacagaaccaaaCCAATATAAAACATCCAAACCAGAGTAGGCTAAAAAGCATTATATCAAGGTCTTTAGTGAAATATCCTTTGCCAGAAAGAGCCCATTTGCATGAAGTAAACAGACATATGCCGACTACGTCTCACTGTGGGCAAAATAGCAGCAGTTcacttaaatacacaaaatgaaagagaatACAGACTGGTGTTGTGAGGGAGAGGCTCTAAATTTGGTTATCACAACACATTCCACTGGCTCTAAGAGTTAACACAGTCAAGCATTATTTTCTACTACAGAATACTATCCttatctttttaaaactgttaactTAGTTCAGTTATCTCATTGGGGGTCTGGGCCACAACAACACAGGGATGAGCTACTGTCAGACTGGAGTCAGTAAGAATATGGCTTCTAATAAACATATGAGCCTAGCGCTGGAAAAGTCCTATTTTAAGAACAAGTTGTAGTTTTCTCTCTAAGCTCACAGGGGCAATTACAGAGCAGAACATGAGAATGGCTAAATCAACAGCAGCTGGAATGGGTTTTGTCAGTATGAATGAACTTCATTCAAATGTGCCTTTCTTGAACTGTTCCTCTACTGCCTAAACTGTAAAGCAGGATAAAATTGTTCTGTACCCTTTGTGCAGGAACAAACTCCACCAACTATATGGACTAAAAAGCCCAGAACCCCAGCACTGAAATGCAACACATCTTTCTAATTCCTCTATGACATGGTGTTGCGCTGTTCATTCGTGTGTGTGGCAGCACCCCACCTCTTGTCAGCTACATCTCAAGTCCGGTGTGGCTGTGTAAGATAAGACTACTTGTCCTCAACCCATTAGCTTGTCTGTCAAGGTCTTACTTGAGAACACTTATTCTGCCAACTCAAGGCTGttgagatgtttttctttaccGTCTCAATTGGCTTGTAGCTTCAGCCTCTGAGCTCACATGGCATCCTAATCTCATATGGGGGAAGCTCTTAATAAAAGAAGCCACCACCGACTATCAGGGGATCCACAGCCAGAGTCATGCAGCACATGGAGCCACAAAGACTTCCTTTCCCTCATGTGTGAACAGGATATTTAAATCCACTTCAGTTAAAGCAGTTCCTCTCCAATACAATTAACTAACTGTTATTATAAAACCCACTGCCTTCCTGTGTGTGGACAGAGATGTTTACCTGTGAAAGGGTTGGATCTTCTCTCAGCCCCGTCCTGAAGTTTTACATTGGCAAGAGAGTCTTTGCTCTTCTCTGAGCTTtgaagctgctgtttttctttcaccttgGCCTCCAGGGCTTTTATACCGAGCTGCAACTGGCTGGTGTACTTCTCATGCTGCAGACAGGCATAGGAGGGAAGCAGGATGTAAATCCTCAGGCATATATGGCAGGAAGGACATTCACTACAGACTTCTCAGGGAACTACATTTGATATTTAGTTGATACATTCACAGAAATGGTGATAACTGTATGTAATGATTGTATGtaaaaacttacatttaaagttttgaaaCTTTTCTAACAAAAACTGGTTGATCaatcaatttaaattattaatttaatgttatAAAGTAAAGTTACCTACAGGGATCTATGGTTGCAAATTGAACAAACTGTCAGTATTACTTACTTTAAGGGCTTCCTCTGGGACCTTGTGTTGACTCTTCTCCAGGATATATACATGAGCATGTGCAGGAGGAGTTAAAGTATATAGACATTTCTATGTCTTTTGTAAAATAGTGCGATAATATGTCTATTTATATAGAGAGAGTTCAGTGAGTCTGGTCAGGGAGGATGTGTATTGGCACAGggacaaaacacacattcaaaacacaTATCTGATACCCGGTTAGTTTTCAGTCACTCAATTTGGGTTCATGGCCTTTATCCACCTTGTCTACCAACTATGTAAGAAGTATATATATTCTTTACTGCTGACAAGAGGTAAGAAAATAGATAAGCATAAAAAACTTGCATAAAAAACTTGCTGTTGAAACAATCTTCCAAGACCCACTATTTGAAACACACAATACCACATGGCtcaacacacactttgtgtgttCAGTTCTGATCATAAACATTCCTAAATGTCCCTGTATTCTAAATGGCTGGTTGTTATCTAAACTACATTTCACCATGTTTGAGTGTGCTGGTCTGGGGTCAAAGGGTGCAGCCGATTTTCTGTCCACAATTGACTATAATCTAAAACCCCTGACTGAAAACTGTAGAGGATTAACATGCCGATGGAGCAAAAAAACcatggaggaaaaaagaaatgcaaaaaattaGTGACTGAGACAGCTGCCAACCACTGGCTCATTTTGGTGTGGGCTGCTACCCGTAAACAAACTGTTCCATCCAAAGAACAGTGTTACACTGTGTTACATGAATCATATTCATCAAAGTTAAGCTTTTAACCCaaacttaaaataacaaataaaaaaaggatatCATAACCAAATCGTATGACGTCTGAGAGCTTAAGGGTGATGTATGTCTGATCAGGGATTCTCAGGTCATTCACAAATGtctgcaaaataaagaaaaaaatatgaattcaaaataattttcagtGTTCTTtcatgaaataaatgtgtttagtcAGAGGTAACTGGCTCTTAAATTACTTTTGGCATACACCCAGACACTGTAAGGGTCTTTGTAATTGGCGCTTTTCCCGTTGACAGTTAATCCTACGGCACATTAAAACTGATGAGATTTTGTTGTTATGCAATGGCTGTCTTGTTGTTTTGTAGACTGCCTACTGGCCAGGTAGCAATAAATACATGCAACCCTGGGCAGTTTGTTGGTCAACCTCTGTCTAAACTAACAATTATTGAGACAAAGGTTTCAGAGTTTGCCATCAGATcactaaatgtaaagaaaaacccTGCTAGGCATGTGCAATGGAGATAATGGAGGAGCAGATTTCACTCTGCACAGTCTAAATAAAGGTAAGTGGGGATACAACACTGCCATGTTGGATTTCAGTTACAGGTCTTTGCACTGTTATGCTCTGATTACTTTGTCTGCTGTAACCAAGGCCAGAAGAAACCCACTGTGAGAACAAAGAATGGTTTCTCACACTGCTCAACTCTGGATTTTATTGGGATAATGGTGCAATGAAGTGGAAACAAAGCAGGAAAGGGGGGGTGcagagtgagacagaaagaatgagaagaaagaagaaggtCCAGAGCTGCAGGAAAATCCAGTCTTCCGATTAGTACTGTTCTTATCCCCCCCCACCGTCTCTGGCACTCACAAAgatgtattttgaaatgtaagcCTTCAGGGAGTCTTGTGGCTTTTATCACCCTGGGCTGAGGCAGGTAGACCGATGCTAGAGATGGACTCACTCACCCCGTTCAAACTGCCCAGGTCCTTCACCATGTGCTCGTCTGTGTTTGGGCTATAATTGATCACCGCATGCTGTTTGTCCACACTGCGAGACTGCaacaaaagtaaaggaaaagtTAATGCTATTATGATTCGTTGATTTATCTTTTTGGTCaatcaacagaaaattatttAGGAACCACTCTCTAACAACATTTAAAGACAAAGCTCTGCAAACTTTGGTAAATACTTTTGAGAAATGAATAGGTCTGTTTATGGGTTGCAGACATAATAGGCATCATCTTTCTACACTGTGAGTGCATAAAAATGTACCAATAACAAACCTACCCCTTGTATACACTACGGATACGTTTTAAATACTGCCCAGCAAAATGGGCTTTCATCAATTGAGTACAAACTGAACAATTGATTCAGACTAACTCCGTGTTTTCCCTGCTCATTAGGCACTCTGGGCCTCTTCATCACAACAATCACATAGACTGAAGTTAACTGCCAAACTCATTTGCAAATTTACCACCATCTTTCCACTAagttgacttttaaaaaaaatgcctgtAAATGCTTGATACTTGATATTGGGCCTTTTTAATTAGAGAGAAAAAGTAAGCTCTGGTTCTAGTAAAGCAGTCATTATGATTGTAGGAGATACGTGGTCAAATTATTGGTCATGGAGATAGAGACTGCTTAGAAACCAGTTGTGAAATAATGTCCAATCATCCACATTAGTTACTTAACTCCACTTCATTCTCCGCTTCTCTTCCCAACAGAGTTATGATGTTACAGACATTCAACTTtggtttaaatggaaaaaatgaattGAGCTATAAACTGCAAAAAAGCTACAGATGAACATGTTTGAAATAATTTGTGGCAGAAACAAACTGTTTGCCAACTCAGGAAGCTGTTCTTAGCACTTAAGCTGAGTAATAGAAAAGTCTGCATTATCTCAGACTGTGAGAAACGGAGGCTTTGGCTGGATCTGGCAACGCCCAAAAACATGAGCCTAAAcgatttttaaatgtaatgatcCTCTGAAGTTGGCAGTGAGCAGTTTGCAGTTTTCTGAGCATAACACACTAAGTAAAGCACAAACTGCTTCTGAGACAGACATTTTACTGGTCTAACATTTCACTGGAGGACAAAATTGGAGGAAAGGAATTGTGTTTATAACCGACACAGCATGGAAAAAACAATGCTGTGGAATGCTTAAGCTGCATTTTAAGTCGCTGTTTGTCAGTCAGGGCCGACTTTGTTTTAGGAAACTGTCACTGGGTTACACACTCAGACATGCACATACACGAAACATGCAGGAAGCCTCCCACTGgtgtttcacatatttttgtgGCTAGCCGTACTGTAAGACATTAGTGCATTACTGCAATGTATCCTAGGCACCTTCTCACAGGTTATAGTGAAGACCAGTTCATCTGACATCCCGcttgtgtttgctgtttaaatgcaaactttctgtgtgcacattttctcactgtctctcccttaaatacacaaaagacacacacctgcagcATTAGCTCGCAATCTTCCCGGCCAACAAAGATCATCTCCCGTGGCAACCGGTGGCGTGTGCCTGAGCTGCTAACCAGGAACCATGATGTCACACTCATGTTGGGGCCACGAGTCAGGATCTTCTTAGCATCCTGTGTAAAGACAGCAAATGTGAAATTTGAAAACCTGAGAACTGAATAACCATACTATCATGAGGTAGCATTAAGAAGGCATGCGCAAAATTCAATACCTGTGTCCTTGAACAATGCCAGGTGCCCTAACAATGCTGCTCTGAAGAAAGCTTTCTTGAATGTAGAGATTACAGAGGGAGTTTCATAAAGGTGCTTAAGTAAGACCTGTTTATCCAAACAATTCTGGTCCGGTTGTGTTACTGCTCAGGTAATGCAACTAAAGAACCAATCATCCAAGTCAGATGGCTTACGGACAGCCAGGTTTCCATGTGTCAATAGGGGGCACACAGCATGTTCACGCACACTTTTTTCaactaaataaaagtataaaccAGAGTCTAGTAAGCCCCTTTATAAGCAGTGGCTGTGGCTACATGGAGAAAATCGCATTAATCAGATTCTGAGTAGTGTTTATGTGGTCTGATCTGATcagatgtgtgtttacatgttcatattatttcagaaaatattttttttttacatggaaaAAGCAGTCTGCCTGCTGGGAAGCAGTTAGTCTGTTGGAAATGTaagacaataaatgttttttaacttttgggGGGGTTATTCAATAGAAGAATACAGATGGCTGGAGCGAGTCACATTGTGTCATAGAAATAATATTTGCTGATCTTTCTCATTAGACAGCAGTTTAAGGAGCATATATAGTTCCTGCAATTTTCAAACAAGACAGTGCGGTGCAATAGGGACCTTTTCAAATCCTtgtcaagattaaaaaaagaaactcctCATGTCACCTTAGTTAATGTTATCATCAAGTCGGGCAAATGTGCTCAGAAAGAATATATTTAGCCCAAGGAGAGAGAAATAATGAGATCAAGAGTTTCAAAGGCTATGTTTTCCCTTTTGATCAGATTAACAAAAGGGATAAACCAGTCCTTTCATGCACAGGATAAAATCATCCTGATGAGGCCAATATGTTCTGATTAACGTGCTtgtattacacatttttattctgattGGGATCTTAATCTAATTATCAGTGGTATATGTGTGTCCACGTAAACacagcaagtgtgtgttttattaaacatgCCTGGAAACCTGTTGCAAAGTGAGCAGCATTAACCAACAACTGCACCAAACCTCCAGTGCTCAGGTTTTTACTTCCTGTTGGTTAAGTCAACATTAGTGTCAAAGGCATATCAGCTAAAATAGTGTCTACGGCTTAAATTACAATCTATGCAACGTTATTGTATCGTAAAGGCAACAcgaataatgttttaaatgaccGCAGGAACTACTGTTTTGTGGTTATTTCGCCTGGGTTAGAGAGTCTCCGGCGGGACCGAGATAAGCTTTCCTCAGTGATTTCTTCCCAACAAGGACGTAAGTTAACCTACCTTTAATGCCTTCTCCGTTTTACGCCTGAGTGAAGCCAGTGTTTGACGTCCAACAGCTAAATGAAACTAGACGACCGACCTGTATTTACAAGAGGAGCACCAGGTGACAGTGGACAGGTAAATGTCGAGCacaccctcctcttcctccggGAATGACAAACGGGTCTGCTCCAACGCCTCTTCTCCCGACACGGTGACGTAGCCTGACAAGTCCCATCAAAGGTATTACAGGGCTGGAGCTAAGAGGTGGGACAAGTAGGAGCTCTCACTCTGTCCGTTTTCGGTGTGCGGGGAAAGAAAGCACAGCGTGGATAGAACTATGAACGCTCCCAGAGGTAGCGCAGTTAAAACACCAATATGTGTCATATTTAAACATCGTGATACAtagttaaaatatgtaatatatcaTACACTTTACCGAAAACAATATATCTGTAGCCTTTCGTAAGAATAGTTGTATTTTAAGGTTTATACTGGTAGAATGTGTAGTCTATGTACTCGATATACTTGCCCCTTACATGAAAAAGAATACCAATACAACTATAAATTCTACAGTGCATGGGAACATCCTGTGTTTAAAAGTAAGTAAATCAACAGACACACTTTAAGTTCAAATATCTACATATCAGTATCATAATATCACAATTACCTCTTCATTAAATGTAAGAAGCCTTCACATGTATATATAGGTGGAGTAATTGCTATTTTGTAAATCTATTCTGACAGAAGAGTAAGAAGAAGTGGGCATTAAATTGGCTGCAAAGGATCAAACGTGaaagagtttaaaaatgttctcaattttaaacagtttaacatTCAATAAATGGTGTGTAGCACGTGATAATATAGTTATAAAAAGTCTTTATCCACGAATTTATGAAGAACTAAAACTCCTGTATAAACTGATGACAATATAGTAACACAGCTAATCATTTAAGTAGATCTCTGTAGGACAATTACTGAAaacattataattttaaaagaaaagaaaaaaatcttgaaataaaaatgcaagcGTAATGCGCATGCGTAGATATTCGTGATCGTTTCCTCTTTGCTGACCGGGAGAGAGTTTTAACATAAAGCATCGTCGTTTTAAACGATCTTCGGTTCTATTCACTGCCCGACAGGACTTTGTTGATCCTTTGTTTCTCGTTGGCATGAACGAGTGGAAATCggatacaaatatttttctgcctTGAGTACAAGAAAATCAATGTTTGCAGTGAGCTAAATAAGAGTTGCAGCTGCTGCATCGGAGAACCAGGTTTACATAAGTTTCGCATAACGCTGACTTATTGTTCTTACGTTGACAATTAGTTTAAATGTCATTCTTTAAGTCTATATTCAACGTGCAACTCGCAGTCTGTCACTTATATTCAAACAATTATATGAGGATTTGATTATATGGAACACGTATCCAACAGAAATGCAGCACCTACTAGATGGCGCTGTAAGTCCGTTGTACCGTTTTTGGCCTCAAACTAAATTACAGTTTTGGTAGCGGAATTAGTTTAAGTTGTTCAGGGCGATTTAATAGATTCAGTGTCACAGTGTTTCCTTATGTCCATTACAGTTACAATCATTTTAGTTAACACATGCTAATACATTGCACTTAGTAAATAACACAGAGGGAAAATGTGACCCTCAGTCACTAAAAGTTCATTATATGTGCAATGATTTTATAGCCTATATCACTTAAAATCAGTAGTGTatttgagaaataaaaaggtctttacCTTGAGTAATGAAGCATAGTGTCCCATAGCATTCAAAGAGAAATAATGCACCATGTAAAAGTAGATTTCATAGCACAACTGCTATATTTGAtcgcattagattgtacaggtgtatctACTGAagtggctgatcagtgtgttTTGACATAATGCCATCATGGGTAGTATTTTTTTATCCAGTACAAATAAGAGAGGATGTCCTCCGACTTGGAGTCTGTGCGTGAGTGACACCTTCTACACACAGCACAACACTACATCACCCATGGGAGGACGGTGGCAAAGCTGCAACCCCAgccctgctgtgtgttttggggaGCCCTGCTGATTCAGGTGAGGGATGGTTGTCAGGTGAGCGCCACTATGGGCTAAACCTTGGTCTCTCGGTGTAGCACTGCACATTGCAGCTGGCTCAAAGACACACTTTGAGCACTGGCTGTCAACATCTGTTCCAGAGACTGTACCATCTG is a window from the Channa argus isolate prfri chromosome 16, Channa argus male v1.0, whole genome shotgun sequence genome containing:
- the cep170ba gene encoding centrosomal protein of 170 kDa protein B isoform X5, with amino-acid sequence MSVTSWFLVSSSGTRHRLPREMIFVGREDCELMLQSRSVDKQHAVINYSPNTDEHMVKDLGSLNGTFVNDLRIPDQTYITLKLSDVIRFGYDAHVYILEKSQHKVPEEALKHEKYTSQLQLGIKALEAKVKEKQQLQSSEKSKDSLANVKLQDGAERRSNPFTAATDSPISRPTPLYGQPSWWGDDEDPANKKQSKDEKLPEQESSEPGKDMAKYEVNGSLSDSQAKSVLSYRQEPSYFEIPTKEFHQQPVKKPDSQVHEVPTKDIPDPTQCAISTPTPPVVQSHASFTIEFDECTPGKMKIKDHVTKFSFRQQRKVPSIEVVTTPREVMSAESKVADWLVQSNASMMRGRSQAEDMCSTNNDPTLKITKASHGEDGAYSDSRDLAVNGNNFPQPLRTSPPQRFGPPDTEEPVSISPPEFQPFSSLGKSEPHQAFVIEFFDDSTKKKRSQSFTNNVTPAESSGLRVQLEKTRKTLSPPGEKVPSSASTPPPTQRYTVPLKGPASTGPQRTGSLRREKTEDRISTSFSSRSSSSVSVRPFSSVGRRSKLAQEFTAEFLKQTKQAPSASWEKNTSSTPKATKTEAVIVSQSSPPPSNTPYQPQTSSPIHKPVPLKAPVMPQSQIVEENSPLVGPRNEEEDSLSDAGTYTIDTDVQDKELEEARSKIDQVFGLVENPEHMNHSDAETSSAFRPVMAQGREQHRQSSCGEVRPAPEQGQGLVKVHTAGAVLQGGPKWMSCWASLADSYTESRPSFGLFDIPSQMELSGGAQATIIHKATQSQRHDSISSNGSRAERILPQVAAGEESDIPTPSIHVHYDPHSTFNVEERSLVPPRSQDDVHRLLVQEDVEPDSLSDASKSDDGSILEQRRRPLSDLEKKKNQEKPRPADKATSFYIGSEGPASKPECEGSKSSTSGTEIKLVNKTFSTATLTKQRGNQDSGRVKPSLSAPILGQGTESKEGTVSSLIRQESFTKERPSNARLPKISSRPAQKDPNPDFFLGLGKPDTHSYLKETEDVLAALEAKLQAGQSETTPSPTMDSLSGESDVDTSSTVSQHSNKTKPNMASVHGLLRDRSSASIASQDSNYQSTISEKHRFQGTDSKNKTEIVKRPVGLRHSVGKRGSTDLSDDPQSLPFSDHESNNRKKYTAPLQKEDGKTPRVSQALGRANSLSAPRPTRASMLRRARLGEASDNEGTETDRLTQEVVNVSAKPPQETKKLSRLDLLAMPRKRTSSFNTPSDTEASSTPQWSGKSTGFSNRSTELGSSSVRRASAPGPKPGERPQKPALNKLSVTRGRSGSAKYASSTARDDRKALTIPLPQMRSTTQTRALLNTNAPNLPQLPTVLAVSLGSSLWSLSVRHPAAEILRTRTMNKTLSTTGPPTVLRLHG